The proteins below come from a single Corylus avellana chromosome ca3, CavTom2PMs-1.0 genomic window:
- the LOC132176722 gene encoding polyadenylate-binding protein-interacting protein 4 isoform X1: protein MGCRNREFLNEEASSSSLSEALIFATLCIIGLPVDVHVKDGSVYSGIFHTASVEDEYGIVLKNVTMTKKGKSKSNVGNGVVIDTLVIFSGDLVQVVATGVQLSVDGVAGNMAGDCTEAVVGIVPSEHPASEANKSTKYAIHKKKINQTRSSVQAENGFSHGFIPKISGRKHDERKSSTNQIGNALEVENGKTDGISSAKVEEASGASYGRSQGERDICKDKIELHMEESADEAHGSTSSLDTSITQVKPVENRHAKMTAQLLPNEASSDPAARPVKPDNQYCERPSSADTSSSDAVSPGLSTSPNPIMDLTSESSLSSSTTSTEMVPPQNPESNRSSKEFKLNPGAKIFSPSLAKPISATPSVPTVANMSYIPNNSPAVPVAAVQPEIEFSPFASRSSVPIKFVPYGNFTAGNGVSSSQFSQPIIGPMGSRTQPLRYTGPYNPIQAGTAYMHPNSQAVMVGRLGQLVYVHPVTHEIVQGASAISPASARPLLTPHPVQFPKQQGIVPSQALHVSAPPPFIASGQQPFAVPSHIPLLQSPFPANRAIPVPVANGLSSTKFS from the exons ATGGGTTGCAGAAACAGAGAGTTCCTAAACGAAGAggcctcttcttcttctttgagcgAGGCTTTGATTTTCGCCACTCTGTGCATCATTGGCCTCCCAGTTGACGTGCACGTCAAGGACGGTTCGGTTTACTCTGGAATCTTCCACACTGCATCTGTAGAAGACGAATACG GTATTGTCCTGAAGAATGTGACGATGACTAAGAAGGGAAAAAGTAAATCAAATGTAGGAAATGGTGTGGTCATAGATACGCTAGTAATTTTCTCAGGTGATCTAGTTCAAGTTGTTGCAACG GGAGTTCAGCTTTCAGTTGATGGTGTTGCTGGAAATATGGCTGGTGATTGTACAGAAGCAGTTGTGGGGATTGTACCTTCTGAGCATCCGGCGAGTGAGGCAAATAAATCTACAAAGTATGCCatccataaaaagaaaatcaatcagACAAG GAGTTCAGTCCAAGCAGAGAATGGCTTTTCTCATGGTTTTATACCCAAAATATCTGGAAGGAAGCATGATGAGAGAAAATCATCTACAAATCAGATTGGGAATGCCTTAGAAGTTGAAAATGGGAAAACAGATGGGATAAGTTCAGCAAag GTTGAAGAAGCTTCTGGTGCATCATATGGGAG GTCACAAGGTGAACGGGATATTTGCAAAGATAAGATTGAGCTTCATATGGAAGAAAGT gCAGATGAAGCTCACGGGTCTACTTCAAGCT TGGATACCAGCATTACCCAAGTAAAACCTGTTGAGAATAGGCATGCAAAGATGACAGCGCAGCTCTTGCCAAATGAAGCATCCAGTGATCCTGCTGCTCGTCCCGTTAAACCAGACAACCAATACTGTGAAAGGCCCTCTTCAGCAGACACTTCTTCATCTGATGCTGTTTCTCCAGGTCTTTCAACTTCTCCCAATCCAATCATGGATCTCACCTCAGAGTCAAGTCTTAGTTCATCAACAACATCCACTGAAATGGTCCCTCCACAAAATCCAGAATCTAATAGAAGCTCTAAG GAATTCAAGCTCAACCCAGGGGCAAAAATCTTTTCTCCATCCCTTGCAAAGCCTATATCAGCAACTCCTTCAGTGCCAACTGTTGCAAACATGAGTTACATTCCAAATAACTCGCCTGCGGTGCCTGTTGCTGCTGTTCAACCAGAAATTGAATTCAGCCCTTTTGCATCGCGTTCATCCGTGCCTATTAAGTTTGTCCCATATGGTAATTTTACAGCTGGAAATGGTGTCAGCAGTTCTCAGTTTTCCCAACCG ATTATTGGACCTATGGGAAGCAGGACACAGCCCCTTCGCTATACTGGGCCGTATAATCCTATTCAGGCTGGAACTGCGTATATGCATCCAAATTCTCAAGCT gtTATGGTTGGACGATTGGGTCAACTTGTCTACGTCCATCCAGTTACTCAT GAGATAGTTCAGGGTGCATCAGCCATCTCACCGGCATCTGCACGTCCTCTGTTGACTCCGCATCCGGTCCAATTTCCAAAGCAGCAAG GAATTGTACCAAGCCAAGCTTTGCATGTCTCTGCGCCTCCACCTTTCATAGCTAGTGGACAGCAACCTTTTGCAGTGCCAAGCCACATCCCACTTTTGCAATCTCCCTTCCCTGCAAATCGGGCAATTCCAGTTCCAGTGGCTAATGGTCTCTCCAGCACTAAGTTTTCATGA
- the LOC132176722 gene encoding polyadenylate-binding protein-interacting protein 4 isoform X2: MGCRNREFLNEEASSSSLSEALIFATLCIIGLPVDVHVKDGSVYSGIFHTASVEDEYGIVLKNVTMTKKGKSKSNVGNGVVIDTLVIFSGDLVQVVATLSVDGVAGNMAGDCTEAVVGIVPSEHPASEANKSTKYAIHKKKINQTRSSVQAENGFSHGFIPKISGRKHDERKSSTNQIGNALEVENGKTDGISSAKVEEASGASYGRSQGERDICKDKIELHMEESADEAHGSTSSLDTSITQVKPVENRHAKMTAQLLPNEASSDPAARPVKPDNQYCERPSSADTSSSDAVSPGLSTSPNPIMDLTSESSLSSSTTSTEMVPPQNPESNRSSKEFKLNPGAKIFSPSLAKPISATPSVPTVANMSYIPNNSPAVPVAAVQPEIEFSPFASRSSVPIKFVPYGNFTAGNGVSSSQFSQPIIGPMGSRTQPLRYTGPYNPIQAGTAYMHPNSQAVMVGRLGQLVYVHPVTHEIVQGASAISPASARPLLTPHPVQFPKQQGIVPSQALHVSAPPPFIASGQQPFAVPSHIPLLQSPFPANRAIPVPVANGLSSTKFS; this comes from the exons ATGGGTTGCAGAAACAGAGAGTTCCTAAACGAAGAggcctcttcttcttctttgagcgAGGCTTTGATTTTCGCCACTCTGTGCATCATTGGCCTCCCAGTTGACGTGCACGTCAAGGACGGTTCGGTTTACTCTGGAATCTTCCACACTGCATCTGTAGAAGACGAATACG GTATTGTCCTGAAGAATGTGACGATGACTAAGAAGGGAAAAAGTAAATCAAATGTAGGAAATGGTGTGGTCATAGATACGCTAGTAATTTTCTCAGGTGATCTAGTTCAAGTTGTTGCAACG CTTTCAGTTGATGGTGTTGCTGGAAATATGGCTGGTGATTGTACAGAAGCAGTTGTGGGGATTGTACCTTCTGAGCATCCGGCGAGTGAGGCAAATAAATCTACAAAGTATGCCatccataaaaagaaaatcaatcagACAAG GAGTTCAGTCCAAGCAGAGAATGGCTTTTCTCATGGTTTTATACCCAAAATATCTGGAAGGAAGCATGATGAGAGAAAATCATCTACAAATCAGATTGGGAATGCCTTAGAAGTTGAAAATGGGAAAACAGATGGGATAAGTTCAGCAAag GTTGAAGAAGCTTCTGGTGCATCATATGGGAG GTCACAAGGTGAACGGGATATTTGCAAAGATAAGATTGAGCTTCATATGGAAGAAAGT gCAGATGAAGCTCACGGGTCTACTTCAAGCT TGGATACCAGCATTACCCAAGTAAAACCTGTTGAGAATAGGCATGCAAAGATGACAGCGCAGCTCTTGCCAAATGAAGCATCCAGTGATCCTGCTGCTCGTCCCGTTAAACCAGACAACCAATACTGTGAAAGGCCCTCTTCAGCAGACACTTCTTCATCTGATGCTGTTTCTCCAGGTCTTTCAACTTCTCCCAATCCAATCATGGATCTCACCTCAGAGTCAAGTCTTAGTTCATCAACAACATCCACTGAAATGGTCCCTCCACAAAATCCAGAATCTAATAGAAGCTCTAAG GAATTCAAGCTCAACCCAGGGGCAAAAATCTTTTCTCCATCCCTTGCAAAGCCTATATCAGCAACTCCTTCAGTGCCAACTGTTGCAAACATGAGTTACATTCCAAATAACTCGCCTGCGGTGCCTGTTGCTGCTGTTCAACCAGAAATTGAATTCAGCCCTTTTGCATCGCGTTCATCCGTGCCTATTAAGTTTGTCCCATATGGTAATTTTACAGCTGGAAATGGTGTCAGCAGTTCTCAGTTTTCCCAACCG ATTATTGGACCTATGGGAAGCAGGACACAGCCCCTTCGCTATACTGGGCCGTATAATCCTATTCAGGCTGGAACTGCGTATATGCATCCAAATTCTCAAGCT gtTATGGTTGGACGATTGGGTCAACTTGTCTACGTCCATCCAGTTACTCAT GAGATAGTTCAGGGTGCATCAGCCATCTCACCGGCATCTGCACGTCCTCTGTTGACTCCGCATCCGGTCCAATTTCCAAAGCAGCAAG GAATTGTACCAAGCCAAGCTTTGCATGTCTCTGCGCCTCCACCTTTCATAGCTAGTGGACAGCAACCTTTTGCAGTGCCAAGCCACATCCCACTTTTGCAATCTCCCTTCCCTGCAAATCGGGCAATTCCAGTTCCAGTGGCTAATGGTCTCTCCAGCACTAAGTTTTCATGA
- the LOC132174914 gene encoding uncharacterized protein LOC132174914 isoform X2: MNQNYQGSNPDGSADVPVKRKRGRPRKYPKLDLEEKARIPKDQNLNRRESHRVPPGFEGANGNQPRQVDSIDNANDGMAGQVVSGVIEAAFDAGYLLSVRVGNSDTTLRGVVFKPGHYVPVSAENDIAPEMQMIRRNEVPFSAENYTQGHGYNPRSREREQNFNSHRNGTHSLNEVPIVNQCVPKSANLVASKGKQVPSVAAQTARPVIPKGNVVPVVLKPVNGIALANQPSPYAIQAAHLVASKSNKVVRGAQSSDGSIVNNQVPAVENQAPPPQPQASHQFTAKDSQSDNVPFTRPPEEVSKKIQAPSDSAKTGIDGSTLAGKTSVKGSGHRLVDGVDDIDQPLLIEPLQSVQPDLRTQPDPAAKPFENNITGKMTELLQVLQESTMENQVPQAEESATASVLKLEEPRN; encoded by the exons ATGAACCAAAATTACCAAGGGAGCAACCCTGATGGTTCGGCAGATGTCCCTGTGAAGCGCAAAAGAGGTCGCCCGCGTAAGTATCCCAAACTAGATCTTGAGGAGAAAGCTCGTATCCCAAAGGATCAGAATTTAAACCGTAGGGAGAGTCATCGTGTCCCTCCAGGATTTGAAGGGGCCAATGGAAATCAGCCCCGTCAAGTTGATTCAATTGATAATGCAAATGATGGCATGGCGGGCCAGGTTGTTTCTGGTGTCATTGAAGCAGCATTTGACGCAGGATATTTGCTGAGTGTTAGAGTTGGCAACTCTGACACCACTTTGAGGGGTGTTGTCTTCAAGCCTGGACATTACGTCCCTGTTTCAGCTGAGAATGATATAGCCCCTGAAATGCAAATGATCAGGCGAAATGAGGTTCCCTTCTCAGCAGAAAATTATACCCAGGGGCATGGCTATAACCCTCGATCCAGAGAGAGGGAGCAGAATTTTAATTCCCATAGGAATGGAACTCACTCATTGAATGAAGTACCGATCGTCAACCAGTGTGTACCTAAGTCTGCTAACCTTGTGGCTTCGAAAGGCAAACAGGTGCCTTCCGTTGCGGCTCAAACCGCTCGCCCTGTAATCCCGAAGGGCAATGTAGTGCCTGTTGTACTCAAACCTGTTAATGGGATAGCACTTGCCAACCAACCATCTCCATATGCTATCCAAGCTGCTCATTTGGTAGCCTCGAAAAGCAACAAGGTTGTTAGAGGTGCTCAATCATCAGATGGTTCAATAGTCAACAACCAGGTGCCAGCAGTCGAAAACCAAGCACCTCCTCCTCAACCTCAAGCCAGCCACCAGTTTACAGCAAAAGACTCGCAAAGTGATAATGTTCCTTTCACTCGACCACCAGAAGAGGTCAGCAAGAAAATTCAAGCTCCTTCAGATTCAGCAAAGACAGGAATAGACGGTAGCACATTAGCCGGTAAAACGTCAGTCAAAGGTTCTGGCCATAGGCTGGTAGATGGAGTTGATGATATAGATCAGCCCCTCTTAATTGAGCCCCTGCAGTCTGTACAGCCTGATCTGCGTACCCAACCCGACCCTGCTGCAAAACCTTTTGAGAATAATATAACTGGAAAAATGACGGAGCTGTTGCAG GTTTTGCAGGAAAGCACAATGGAGAACCAGGTGCCTCAGGCTGAAGAGTCAGCAACAGCTTCTGTGCTGAAGTTAGAAGAGCCCAGAAACTGA
- the LOC132174914 gene encoding uncharacterized protein LOC132174914 isoform X3, translated as MNQNYQGSNPDGSADVPVKRKRGRPRKYPKLDLEEKARIPKDQNLNRRESHRVPPGFEGANGNQPRQVDSIDNANDGMAGQVVSGVIEAAFDAGYLLSVRVGNSDTTLRGVVFKPGHYVPVSAENDIAPEMQMIRRNEVPFSAENYTQGHGYNPRSREREQNFNSHRNGTHSLNEVPIVNQCVPKSANLVASKGKQVPSVAAQTARPVIPKGNVVPVVLKPVNGIALANQPSPYAIQAAHLVASKSNKVVRGAQSSDGSIVNNQVPAVENQAPPPQPQASHQFTAKDSQSDNVPFTRPPEEVSKKIQAPSDSAKTGIDGSTLAGKTSVKGSGHRLVDGVDDIDQPLLIEPLQSVQPDLRTQPDPAAKPFENNITGKMTELLQESTMENQVPQAEESATASVLKLEEPRN; from the exons ATGAACCAAAATTACCAAGGGAGCAACCCTGATGGTTCGGCAGATGTCCCTGTGAAGCGCAAAAGAGGTCGCCCGCGTAAGTATCCCAAACTAGATCTTGAGGAGAAAGCTCGTATCCCAAAGGATCAGAATTTAAACCGTAGGGAGAGTCATCGTGTCCCTCCAGGATTTGAAGGGGCCAATGGAAATCAGCCCCGTCAAGTTGATTCAATTGATAATGCAAATGATGGCATGGCGGGCCAGGTTGTTTCTGGTGTCATTGAAGCAGCATTTGACGCAGGATATTTGCTGAGTGTTAGAGTTGGCAACTCTGACACCACTTTGAGGGGTGTTGTCTTCAAGCCTGGACATTACGTCCCTGTTTCAGCTGAGAATGATATAGCCCCTGAAATGCAAATGATCAGGCGAAATGAGGTTCCCTTCTCAGCAGAAAATTATACCCAGGGGCATGGCTATAACCCTCGATCCAGAGAGAGGGAGCAGAATTTTAATTCCCATAGGAATGGAACTCACTCATTGAATGAAGTACCGATCGTCAACCAGTGTGTACCTAAGTCTGCTAACCTTGTGGCTTCGAAAGGCAAACAGGTGCCTTCCGTTGCGGCTCAAACCGCTCGCCCTGTAATCCCGAAGGGCAATGTAGTGCCTGTTGTACTCAAACCTGTTAATGGGATAGCACTTGCCAACCAACCATCTCCATATGCTATCCAAGCTGCTCATTTGGTAGCCTCGAAAAGCAACAAGGTTGTTAGAGGTGCTCAATCATCAGATGGTTCAATAGTCAACAACCAGGTGCCAGCAGTCGAAAACCAAGCACCTCCTCCTCAACCTCAAGCCAGCCACCAGTTTACAGCAAAAGACTCGCAAAGTGATAATGTTCCTTTCACTCGACCACCAGAAGAGGTCAGCAAGAAAATTCAAGCTCCTTCAGATTCAGCAAAGACAGGAATAGACGGTAGCACATTAGCCGGTAAAACGTCAGTCAAAGGTTCTGGCCATAGGCTGGTAGATGGAGTTGATGATATAGATCAGCCCCTCTTAATTGAGCCCCTGCAGTCTGTACAGCCTGATCTGCGTACCCAACCCGACCCTGCTGCAAAACCTTTTGAGAATAATATAACTGGAAAAATGACGGAGCTGTTGCAG GAAAGCACAATGGAGAACCAGGTGCCTCAGGCTGAAGAGTCAGCAACAGCTTCTGTGCTGAAGTTAGAAGAGCCCAGAAACTGA
- the LOC132174914 gene encoding uncharacterized protein LOC132174914 isoform X1 has product MNQNYQGSNPDGSADVPVKRKRGRPRKYPKLDLEEKARIPKDQNLNRRESHRVPPGFEGANGNQPRQVDSIDNANDGMAGQVVSGVIEAAFDAGYLLSVRVGNSDTTLRGVVFKPGHYVPVSAENDIAPEMQMIRRNEVPFSAENYTQGHGYNPRSREREQNFNSHRNGTHSLNEVPIVNQCVPKSANLVASKGKQVPSVAAQTARPVIPKGNVVPVVLKPVNGIALANQPSPYAIQAAHLVASKSNKVVRGAQSSDGSIVNNQVPAVENQAPPPQPQASHQFTAKDSQSDNVPFTRPPEEVSKKIQAPSDSAKTGIDGSTLAGKTSVKGSGHRLVDGVDDIDQPLLIEPLQSVQPDLRTQPDPAAKPFENNITGKMTELLQRFEKVLQESTMENQVPQAEESATASVLKLEEPRN; this is encoded by the exons ATGAACCAAAATTACCAAGGGAGCAACCCTGATGGTTCGGCAGATGTCCCTGTGAAGCGCAAAAGAGGTCGCCCGCGTAAGTATCCCAAACTAGATCTTGAGGAGAAAGCTCGTATCCCAAAGGATCAGAATTTAAACCGTAGGGAGAGTCATCGTGTCCCTCCAGGATTTGAAGGGGCCAATGGAAATCAGCCCCGTCAAGTTGATTCAATTGATAATGCAAATGATGGCATGGCGGGCCAGGTTGTTTCTGGTGTCATTGAAGCAGCATTTGACGCAGGATATTTGCTGAGTGTTAGAGTTGGCAACTCTGACACCACTTTGAGGGGTGTTGTCTTCAAGCCTGGACATTACGTCCCTGTTTCAGCTGAGAATGATATAGCCCCTGAAATGCAAATGATCAGGCGAAATGAGGTTCCCTTCTCAGCAGAAAATTATACCCAGGGGCATGGCTATAACCCTCGATCCAGAGAGAGGGAGCAGAATTTTAATTCCCATAGGAATGGAACTCACTCATTGAATGAAGTACCGATCGTCAACCAGTGTGTACCTAAGTCTGCTAACCTTGTGGCTTCGAAAGGCAAACAGGTGCCTTCCGTTGCGGCTCAAACCGCTCGCCCTGTAATCCCGAAGGGCAATGTAGTGCCTGTTGTACTCAAACCTGTTAATGGGATAGCACTTGCCAACCAACCATCTCCATATGCTATCCAAGCTGCTCATTTGGTAGCCTCGAAAAGCAACAAGGTTGTTAGAGGTGCTCAATCATCAGATGGTTCAATAGTCAACAACCAGGTGCCAGCAGTCGAAAACCAAGCACCTCCTCCTCAACCTCAAGCCAGCCACCAGTTTACAGCAAAAGACTCGCAAAGTGATAATGTTCCTTTCACTCGACCACCAGAAGAGGTCAGCAAGAAAATTCAAGCTCCTTCAGATTCAGCAAAGACAGGAATAGACGGTAGCACATTAGCCGGTAAAACGTCAGTCAAAGGTTCTGGCCATAGGCTGGTAGATGGAGTTGATGATATAGATCAGCCCCTCTTAATTGAGCCCCTGCAGTCTGTACAGCCTGATCTGCGTACCCAACCCGACCCTGCTGCAAAACCTTTTGAGAATAATATAACTGGAAAAATGACGGAGCTGTTGCAG CGCTTCGAAAAGGTTTTGCAGGAAAGCACAATGGAGAACCAGGTGCCTCAGGCTGAAGAGTCAGCAACAGCTTCTGTGCTGAAGTTAGAAGAGCCCAGAAACTGA